DNA from Clarias gariepinus isolate MV-2021 ecotype Netherlands chromosome 23, CGAR_prim_01v2, whole genome shotgun sequence:
TGACACGCAGGTTTAAAGTTGAAAACAAATAGGTACAGGGAGCGAGAGCCATTGTACGGCCCTCTGTACGGTGCTCACCCTCTGAGGCCTTAATTCCATCTGCTTCTCATTATCTGAATGATCCAGTACACATCTGGACATGTCAGTCAAGGGGTCACATATTTCTAGAGGCTCATCAACAACTGCGATACACCAGGCAacaatctcagtgtgtgtgtgtgtgtgtgtgtgtgtgaaatgtttcATGTAAATTGTGCTGATTTGATTGCACAGGTCTGGCAGCCTTGACTATAGCGTACTTAATTAGAAAATTCAGTTGTAAAtctttgtatttaaaatgcTATAAATCCTGAACCACAGAAGTCACTGTTTATCTCTAGATGACAGTGTTTATACACTGATGATACACTGAACTGGTTTGTTAGTGctgaatatttgttttttagtcCTGTAACCGTTAACTGTGTAACTGTTTTCACTTAAAGGCTAATTATGTGGTAAGCAGGTGGGACTCACATTAACATTCCTTGGTGACTCCTGGTTTCCATGGTTTTCTTTTGGTGTGCGTTGGGGCCCCAGCGGAAAAGTACAGATTATAAATGTGCATATCTTTACATTTAAGCCTGGCAATGAAGACTACAAACACGTGTGAGTCATCGCAGGAAGACGTTCCAGGTAAGTTTTCACTAAGGTGAGGTCAAtgtgataataaatataatgaattttaaaataattttcatgtCGTCAGAAATTTGTTCCATGTTGCACTTCTCCACTGTCTTTGTCTTCCTATGTAAATAACCAGAAACCAGGATCCATGGATCTTTGCATAACCATTAAAGGAGTCTCGTTCCTCCTGCAGACAGGGCTGGGGATTCTGGGTAACACATCTGTGCTGATGGCATACACTCATATCGCTTATGTAGAGTCACGCCTACAGCCTGTGGACAAAATCCTGGCTCACCTGGCTTTCAGCAACCTACTGCAAATGCTGACTCGGagcgttccacagacgatggtCATCTTTGGCTTGCACAACATGCTGGATGACTCAGGCTGCAAAGTGGTGATCTACACCTATCGCATTCACCGTGCCCTCTCTATCTGCCTCACCGGGATGCTGAGCTTCTTTCAAGCAGTGACCATTGCACCATCAGTTGGGCCACTCCTGACCAAACTGAAATCTCGTCTCTCACAGCTGGTCATGCCCACCTTTATAGGTCTGTGGCTCCTCAACATGATTATTTGTATTacctttgcatttttttccatatcACCTCGTAATGGCACCGTGCCTGCTTTTACCCTCAATCTAAGCTTCTGTCACATTGACTTCCATGACAGTCTGACTTATGTGGTGAATGGTGCCATCATCTCAATACGAGACTTTGCGTTTGTCTCCGTCATGCTGGCATCGAGCGGCTACATCCTCATCCTCCTGCACAAACACAGCAGGCAAGTCAGGTCCATACGACGCACTCAGCAAGGAACCTCCATGGAAATGCAGGCAGCTAAAACCGTTGTCATGCTGGTGGTGCTGTACAGCGTGTTTTTCGGTATTGATAATGTGATATGGATCTACATGCTGACTGTTGCCCAGGTCCCGTCTGTGGTGGTGGACCTGAgaacatttttttccacatgTTATGCCACATTCAGTCCTTTTCTCATGATTAGCACCAATAAAAAGATAAAGGAGAGGATGGTGTGTGCAGCTGGAGAACAGGCAGCTGAGGACAGTGAGAAACAAAACactaaatgattttttaaaagaaacatttaagttGTAATAATAGATGACAACTACTTTAGTATTCCtgatatattatttattgttattaatgtgCTAAGTTTATAGCATCTAATTAGCTTCTGAACAGTCAGTGAGTGAGGAAATATCTCTGCTTTGTACAAATCAGCTTTTTTTAGGTGCTAAGATCTATTTAGGCTGATCAAGCATCATGATTGCTGCATCATCTTGCTAAATAATATGATCTAACTAAAGAGGGTTGTATCTGTGGAAAATAAACCTAGACctaaaatattcaattaaattttattcatatagcgcttttaacaaaggtcagtgtctcaaagcagctttacaaaaatgaaaagaacatttgaaaagaaaatttattaaagtgtgtatgtgtaagaaaaatgtgtctagataataataagattgtctttgatgagcaagccaagggtgaaggcaacagtggcaaggaaaaactccctgatatggcaataggaagaaaccttgagaggaaccagactcatttgggtaataatggataaaaattaacatgcagctgaaagttcaatataacagacgttatttaaattaatataaagtcAAGTTCAGCAttgggatgagtcagtaggtgcagagggcagatggggtctggatcactgggagcaaaggagcaggatgtgtagctccaaccgtcataaagcagaatccagctggagctggtccttctctggatgcctcacaATCCGGCACAATCTTCAGATACCTCATTTTTAATGGTAGAATAGATggaaagaattagcgtagttgccattcaggatagatgtactggagtattaGGTTATGGGATAAGTTATTTGTATGTCAGATtgaagagatgcgtcttgagcctacttttgaactGGGAAACattgtctgagccccgaacactgtctgaaaggctattccaaagctttggagatactgtaaatgtgaaaaAACGCCCTACCCCCcttgtagattttgatattctgggaactactaaaagtccagagttttgtgatcttaaggagcgtggtggattgtagcgtatcagaagactggttaggtatgtgggagctaaaccatttaaagccttgtatgtaagtaatactattttgtaaataattctaAACTAAACGGGTATCCAGTGCAGGGATATTGGagttatataatcatattttcttgatctaATGAGAAcgctggcggctgcattttggactaactgaagcttgtttattgagaatgcaggacaaccatctagtaatgcattacaatagtccagtctggagggcATGAATGCATGAAATAGCTTAactcagatgtttttttttaaggcaatatttctaaggtggaaaaggctgttttgtgatattggaaatatgattttcaaggGACAaattactgtctaatattacgcacaggtcttttactgtcgagctggtagtaaAACACAAGCTGAATTGTGAGagctgttgtgtactggttttgggccaataagtaatatctccgTCTTATCTAAAtgtagtaaaagaaagttattggtcatccagtcttttatatcctggacacactcagttagtctagacaacttgggtgttttgtctggttttgttgagatatttAACTGGGTATCATcggcataacaatggaaactaatcccatgtcttctaatgatgttacccaagggaagcatgtatattgagaacagcagaggtcctaaaactgacccttgtgggaccccatatttcactggcattacaccagacagttctccatttagatctacaaatggtatcgatcagacaggtatgatctaaaccattttgaTGCCTGTCcatgaatacctatgtgattttgtaagcaatctatgagaatattatgatctatagtgtcgaatgcagcattAAGATCAAGTGAGACTAGTATCgaggtgcagccttggtccgaagctaaaatcAAGTCGTTTGCAActttaactagtgcagtttctgtactatgatggggcctgaaacctgactgaaattctttaaGGATATTGTTTTCCTGAACGAATGAGCATTTTTAAGCTGATACTACctgttctaatattttttatataaacggaaggtttgaaatggtctgtaatttgttatttcattcgggtctaaattagaattttttaagaaaagtcctaataactgccaacttgaaaggtttagggacgtgacatGACCTAtatgcagtgccggtcctaagcccagataaaatgggagggttgcatcaggaagggcatctggcataaaacctgtgccaagttgtagtgtggactgggtattccgctgtggcgaccccttgccgggagcagccgaaagaccaacaacaacaacaacctaaatataatgaagaattaataatgtttaggaGCGGCTCTCCAACcatatgcatcacttcttttaaaaatctggatGGGATTGGACGTAACaagcacgttgttgatttagccgaggtgataagtttatggAGGTCTTCCTGTCCTAAAcatgtaaagcactgaaaatctaaatgtggaaCTGAAGACTGGActggatcatgagatgctattagaggttgagcctctgttattttctttctgATACTATCGAAAATAGAGCCCTGAAGATCACCACAGGTCACAGCAGTGAAGTGGCATTTGTgcagctaaaataaaaaaatgatctaAAAGTGAACAAGTCAGTGGTAATATTGTTACTCCATTAATTTCCCAATGggtcaaattaaaattttattaaaatttaaattttattcgtcacatgcacagtcatacacagtatactgtactatgcagtaaaatgctccTGAA
Protein-coding regions in this window:
- the LOC128511253 gene encoding olfactory receptor class A-like protein 1 translates to MDLCITIKGVSFLLQTGLGILGNTSVLMAYTHIAYVESRLQPVDKILAHLAFSNLLQMLTRSVPQTMVIFGLHNMLDDSGCKVVIYTYRIHRALSICLTGMLSFFQAVTIAPSVGPLLTKLKSRLSQLVMPTFIGLWLLNMIICITFAFFSISPRNGTVPAFTLNLSFCHIDFHDSLTYVVNGAIISIRDFAFVSVMLASSGYILILLHKHSRQVRSIRRTQQGTSMEMQAAKTVVMLVVLYSVFFGIDNVIWIYMLTVAQVPSVVVDLRTFFSTCYATFSPFLMISTNKKIKERMVCAAGEQAAEDSEKQNTK